From Streptomyces sp. 6-11-2, one genomic window encodes:
- the selD gene encoding selenide, water dikinase SelD, whose translation MTATHGTPVRLTQFAHGGGCACKIPPGELEDVLGGLPTAPPTAGDTPLLVGLATGDDAAVVTLPDRGGAAQAVVSTADFFTPVVDDPYDWGRIAAANALSDVYAMGGRPVLAVNLLAWPRDVLPFELAREVLRGGLEVAAEAGCHVGGGHSVDDPEPKYGMAVTGLADPARLLRNDAGRPGLPLTLTKPLGLGVLNNRHKATGERFEQAVSTMVALNRDACAAALTAGASCATDVTGFGLLGHLHKLARASDVTAVIDTAAVPYLDGAREAVRDGYVSGGTRRNLAWVEPVTDFGDTDADTRLLLADAQTSGGLLVAGEIPGHPVIGELVPRGAHSVVLR comes from the coding sequence GTGACCGCCACCCATGGAACCCCCGTACGGCTCACCCAGTTCGCCCACGGCGGCGGCTGCGCCTGCAAGATCCCACCGGGCGAGCTGGAGGACGTGCTCGGCGGACTGCCGACGGCGCCGCCGACCGCCGGGGACACCCCGCTGCTCGTCGGCCTGGCCACCGGCGACGACGCGGCCGTCGTGACGCTGCCCGATCGGGGCGGCGCCGCGCAGGCGGTGGTGTCCACTGCCGACTTCTTCACCCCCGTCGTCGACGACCCCTACGACTGGGGGCGCATCGCCGCGGCCAACGCCCTGTCGGACGTCTACGCGATGGGCGGCCGCCCCGTCCTGGCGGTCAACCTGCTGGCCTGGCCGCGTGACGTGCTGCCCTTCGAGCTGGCCCGCGAGGTGCTGCGCGGCGGTCTCGAGGTCGCCGCGGAGGCCGGCTGCCACGTGGGCGGCGGGCACAGCGTCGACGACCCCGAACCCAAGTACGGCATGGCCGTCACCGGCCTGGCCGACCCGGCCCGGCTGCTGCGCAACGACGCCGGCCGGCCCGGACTGCCCCTGACCCTGACCAAACCGCTCGGCCTGGGCGTGCTGAACAACCGTCACAAGGCCACCGGCGAGCGGTTCGAGCAGGCCGTGTCCACCATGGTGGCCCTCAACCGGGACGCCTGCGCCGCCGCCCTGACCGCCGGAGCCTCCTGCGCCACCGACGTGACCGGCTTCGGCCTCCTGGGCCACCTGCACAAACTCGCCCGCGCCTCGGACGTGACCGCGGTGATCGACACGGCGGCCGTGCCCTACCTGGACGGCGCCCGCGAGGCCGTACGCGACGGCTACGTCAGCGGCGGCACCCGGCGCAACCTGGCCTGGGTGGAGCCGGTCACCGACTTCGGCGACACCGACGCCGACACCCGCCTCCTGCTGGCCGACGCCCAGACCTCCGGCGGCCTCCTCGTCGCGGGGGAGATCCCCGGCCATCCGGTGATCGGCGAACTGGTCCCGCGCGGGGCCCACTCCGTCGTGCTGAGGTGA
- a CDS encoding DUF3761 domain-containing protein — translation MLTRFRGAVAAVVLAGALVAPIAVATDAAAASCARHTTGVCKANAKHPRGATAKCKDGTYSYSKTFRGTCSRHKGVKYWYR, via the coding sequence ATGCTGACCAGATTCCGGGGTGCGGTGGCCGCGGTCGTGTTGGCGGGTGCGCTCGTGGCGCCGATCGCGGTGGCGACCGATGCGGCGGCCGCCAGTTGCGCCCGGCACACGACCGGCGTCTGCAAGGCCAACGCCAAGCACCCGCGCGGGGCGACGGCGAAGTGCAAGGACGGCACGTACTCGTACAGCAAGACGTTCCGGGGGACGTGCTCCCGGCACAAGGGCGTGAAGTACTGGTACCGGTAG